One part of the Anopheles coustani chromosome 2, idAnoCousDA_361_x.2, whole genome shotgun sequence genome encodes these proteins:
- the LOC131264737 gene encoding prostasin-like: MLRLRFLAIITAVQSALAVTELLERAVECGKRNQTTMWPFHVGLYRAVGEESLYFCGGTIVSRWHVVGSAHCVQPHTPEVLSVRYGTYDLAQPEEVARCRVAKIIVHPGYSGPDFQNDLALLELRDPLPLGPLAQPVCLLPAGVDPVLQDPEGTRGISVGWGVGPQNIYTRVLLVSDLEVYPQSKCKELFAAKFFDGNEFFCAVSPVCSGSGGSGFYVQVDGRYYLRGMTTFGVAPKGKYVCGMNTLTGLINMEQYTDWLQQRIAEHRPTPVSPLTTAPNRTIVESVKNVNSK; this comes from the exons ATGCTGAGACTGAGGTTCCTGGCTATCATTACCGCCGTGCAGAGTGCGCTAGCAGTGACCGAGCTGCTGGAACGTGCCGTGGAGTGTGGAAAGCGCAATCAAACGACGATGTGGCCGTTTCATGTCGGTTTGTACCGGGCCGTCGGCGAGGAATCACTCTACTTCTGCGGCGGTACCATCGTCAGCAGATGGCATGTGGTCGGGTCGGCCCATTGCGTTCAGCCGCACACACCGGAGGTGCTATCCGTGCGCTACGGGACCTACGACTTGGCACAGCCGGAGGAAGTGGCTCGGTGCCGAGTGGCGAAGATAATTGTCCATCCGGGTTACTCTGGACCGGACTTCCAGAACGATCTGGCCTTACTGGAGCTGCGGGATCCGCTTCCACTCGGACCGCTGGCCCAACCGGTGTGCCTGCTACCGGCCGGCGTTGATCCGGTCCTGCAGGATCCGGAGGGTACGCGCGGTATCAGCGTCGGCTGGGGTGTCGGTCCACAGAACATTTACACGCGCGTCCTGCTCGTCTCCGACCTGGAGGTTTACCCGCAGAGCAAATGCAAGGAGCTGTTTGCAGCGAAATTCTTCGACGGTAATGAGTTCTTTTGTGCCG TGTCTCCCGTGTGCAGCGGAAGCGGCGGCAGTGGCTTCTATGTGCAGGTGGACGGCCGGTACTACTTGCGGGGAATGACAACGTTCGGCGTTGCACCAAAAGGAAAGTACGTTTGCGGGATGAACACTCTTACCGGCCTTATTAACATGGAACAGTACACGGATTGGCTGCAACAACGTATCGCCGAGCATCGACCGACGCCTGTTTCACCTCTAACCACAGCCCCGAATCGTACAATAGTAGAATCTGTCAAAAATGTGAATAGCAAATAG